Proteins co-encoded in one Papaver somniferum cultivar HN1 chromosome 5, ASM357369v1, whole genome shotgun sequence genomic window:
- the LOC113282676 gene encoding 40S ribosomal protein S12-like encodes MTGEEAVATPVPVEAAAPTLGEPMDIMTALQLVLKKSLAHDGLSKGLHEGAKVIEKHAAQLCVLAEDCNQVDYVKLVKALCADHNVSLITVPSAKTLGEWAGLCKIDSEGKARKVVGCSMVVVKDYGEESEGLHIVQEYVKSH; translated from the exons ATGACAGG AGAAGAAGCTGTTGCTACACCAGTCCCAGTTGAGGCAGCAGCCCCAACTCTAGGCGAGCCCATGGACATCATGACTGCACTACAGCTAGTATTGAAGAAGTCACTTGCTCATGATGGTCTCTCTAAAGGTCTCCATGAGGGTGCAAAGGTCATCGAAAAGCATGCTGCCCAGCTCTGTGTGCTTGCTGAGGACTGCAATCAGGTTGATTACGTCAAACTTGTCAAAGCTCTATGTGCTGACCACAACGTCTCTTTGATCACTGTTCCAAGTGCAAAAACTCTTGGAGAATGGGCTGGT TTGTGCAAAATTGACTCAGAAGGAAAAGCCAGGAAGGTTGTTGGTTGCTCCATGGTTGTTGTTAAG GATTACGGTGAGGAGTCTGAAGGCCTTCACATTGTCCAGGAGTACGTTAAGTCCCATTAA